A window of Gossypium hirsutum isolate 1008001.06 chromosome D13, Gossypium_hirsutum_v2.1, whole genome shotgun sequence genomic DNA:
TATCCATTTTGTTAAGACAGTGTCTATTTTGGGTACTCCCTTATTTGCTATTATGATATCCCAATAATCTTTCTTGATTTGCTTGTTACATACTTGGATTTGCAGTCAGCACATTCCTTATTCTCCGGAATTTTTAGAAGACCTTCCAAAATCTACATATGAGATCAAAAGATAAGAACTTTAATCCAGATAAGATAACAGGCTGACTGGTCATCAAATATGCAATAACCAAAACCATCCATTAAATGAGTCTATCATACCATATAGGTTAACATATCTGCAAAAGAATTGAAAATGCAGGACAAtatgtatgtataatatataatatatacatatacatacacgtACACATATGCATATACATGCAAAGAATACGGAGGAATTTAGCGCCCTACAAGATATAATTTATAGGCCTCTTTGCCACATAGGAAGATTGCATAAAATTGTTCCCGATGTCCAAAGATCAACCTTTggaaagttttaaaaatacgaacaaatcaATCATATTCAGCAAATTTGACGAAGATATTAGAAAGGAAGTGCATAATTAGGCAAAATTGATTTAAGAAAACCCAAGTTCAGATCTGCGAAAACAGCAAagcataatatatgatactaattaaaatgcaattttttagtgaagaaattCCATTGATCACAATGAATTTACCACCCAACTTGATCTATCTAAACCGATCTTATCCTGATAATAATTTGAATATGATCACCATTTCCTTGAtacaaaacaattttttaaatcaGCTCGTACTCGCCATCCGACATTCAATTCGATCAAAtccattaaacaaataaattcaaatcAAATAACCAACAAATTCagatgaaataaaagaaaattcaggTAAAAAGCAACAACAGAAAATGACACAACAAACACAGATCGAAACAATACAAGAAGgtcaaaaatggtaaaattaagatCACCTTTCGGTGTTTCTCGTTGAGTTCCTTTGAAACGTGGGCCTTCTCGTTCATGTTTCAAGAAaactaaaaggaaaaagaaaatctatGGCGCGCGCGTgcgtgagagagagagagagagagagagagagagagacgaTGGCGATTACGAAGAGTCGAACATAAAGAAGAAAGGGTAATTTCGAAAGAAAGATAAGGTCAATTCGGTCTTTTTCCAggcctctctttctctctttctttccctCTCTCTCCCCTTCTGGTTTTCTTCCTCGGACTTTTTATGCGATTCAAAAGAAAATGAATgcagaataataataaaaaattaaatgaaaaaaaaaattggtctCCGCTCCTTtgacctttattttatttttttataatattatcttatttattaatttccCGGGAATTTTCGGTTTCGAATTTTCGGGCCCCTAtattttctctttggtttttcaCGCGCGTGCGAGAAGTTGTTGCTTTGGCTGGCGCCGCGGAGTTTTACATTTACGGTTACCTCGTACGTGTGAATACGTTGCCCGCCTTTCCCGTCTTTAATTTCGATTTTTGTTTTTAGTGACTACTATTATCTTAGAGATATTTTCGCATATTTAATATGCTTTTATtcaataattttactattttaagcaTGCTTCACGTCTAAATATAGTTATCCtagttttgtttttcttaaataaaatatttgatatattaatattattattatttttaatttcacattaaataatttttctaaatttattatcCATAATCTAAATTATTACTTGAGTTCgctgattcaaaaaaaaattaaaattttttcttaaatggTATTATATCCCATGATATGATGTAACATTTTTTTATCTACATAATTAGCATCGACATTATAATATTTGGATTCACGATCTaaataatttgtagctttaattataaattttttttatatatttaatttgaataaaaacttATGATAAGCTATATCTTTTTAcaatacataaattaagtaaaaattatataaatttcataaaaaagttttataaattaTCTAAAACTTTCATAACataacttataaataatataattttttaccataaatttagaaaactttttttattattataaataagatATGATAAAAAAgctataataatttttatgaataaatatattattttttataatatataacatgaaTGCATATATAAGTTATATCCCTACTTagccataattttttataaataaatatattagaaTACTTTTATAACATGTCAAATATTTTTggtcataattttaaaaagtttttaagatttaaataatatttttttgttataactttataaaatacacaaataaatttttaatataaaatttgttttGTCATAATCATTCAAAACACTAATACATGTTCGTGTTtatacttataatataatttgtataatttgtataaaaataattttttaaaattagatttaagTGTAATTATTTGCGATTACTCTTATCTTTACCCTCTTCTTGAGAATTGAGAAAGGTGCTTCAATTATACTTAATTCGATGAGATCTATCAATTACAATAGTCACTCAAATATATCACTATTGTGTAATTACATCTCAATCCAATTAATAAGTGACTTTCTAAAAATTgccttattaaattattaaattttgaacaatttttaagatatttaaaaattatttaattaatttatttatctttaCCACAAAAATTAAcacttacaaaaaaataaaagatttcgGGAATCTGATCGATTTGTTCCCTAAATTCTTTTTGAAAAGATTCCCtaaatttaaatgataatttttttaaccttGTTAAATTTCCACGAAACGCTGCGTTTAATTGAGTAAGCGTACGTTATTTCACGGAATAACTCTCCCCACCTCCCCAAAGTTGCCTCCTTTCCTTTGTGTGAGAACCTCTGTAAGTTCCCCTTTTTTCTTCCCCTTCTTTTGTAATTTCAACTATGTTTGtattattaaatgaaaaataattaaatcctGCATCCAATTTAGGTCTAATTATTAAGTATTTGGAGACACTTACATAATAGGgtactttttaaaaaaacattattgGTTCcgtttttcctcttttctttcggAAATATTTTCAATTATCATTGTTATAAGAATGACCCAGAAGAATATTGAGAAATCTAGTTCACattaagtaattatttttccataattttcttgaattttgaagCAAAATGGAACTTTTTTAGTTGCAAAGACTGCAGTCTAGGGATAAGGTTAGAAATTGTAGATTTTGGTATTGGGACCTTTTTCATTAACCAACTGGTTAAATCCAAGTTCAGAATTGGAAGTATTTGTTATAACCCGAATTTGATTTTTTATACTTGTTGGTGGGTTGGTTTGTTTAGTTCTTGTTCATCATGGAAAGTTTCGAACAAGTAAAGGGAAATGGTGGTGTTATTGATCAAACTATTGAGGACGCAGGGGCCACTAATCCCAGAGTTCAGTGGAAGCAAATGGGGTACGAAGAGAAGACCGTGGCTGTTCACgaagaaatgaaaaggatgaaCCGGCTTCCTGCGACTAGTTCTTATGTTACTCACCGCATGCGTGTTCTTAATAAAATTCTTCAACTGTTGTCTATTCAGGTAATCAAATATGTTGGCTTGATTGGTTTTGTGCCGATGCTTGAAAATTATAAAGTTGAGTTTGGAAGTTGGCTTGATAGTTTTGTGAAAGAGAGGGATTTGATGATTTATTGCCTTTTTGTTTATACCAGAGAACTGCTTCACAAGAAGAAGAGTTGGAGTTGCTCTTTGCTGGGTTGTCCTTATGAACTGGCACAATGGTAAGCTTTTGAACTCGATATCTACTTCATCCATAAGGATGGTTTTTGTATTTTATCTTCTTAGATGATTAGTGTCAGCTTATGTGGAATTGGAGGTGGAACTCGAATAAGCCACTGATTAATCTGCATATGGTAATGCTCATTAAGCGGTAGCTTATGACAAGTTATGATGCATGATAAGATGTAATGCTAATTACATCTTGTACTGCATCATAACTTGTAAGTTACCGATTAATCTGCATAGGGTAATGCTCATTATTTCTTACAATGATCATAACTTGTTTGTAAGTTACTGGTTAATCCACATAGGATAATGCTCATTACATCTTATAATGCACCATAACTTTTCTAAGCTACCATTAATCCTGCCTGCCACTAGATTAATGAGTTGTATAGCTAACTAATGCCAATTGTTGTTATATGCATTTTGTTGCTGGAGTAATTGTctgaaattgttaaatgtttcCTTTGTAGGTTGATTAACATCATGGCAAAGCGTTAAACCAAGGATCTTTTCCTGCAGACAACTTTTCCCAAATGTTTTATACTGTGTAAAGTATATCTCTTAGTCTAATGTCTAATCACTGATGCTTTGCAGATCTGTATTGCAAACCTTCCAATCACAtgttttttggtattttggtaaGAGAAAAGGCTTTGTCGCCTTGTTTTTGTCAAATAACCTTTTGCATGTGTTACattctaaagatataaaaaaTCTTAGTTACTTCAGACACAATGTTGAGTCAGGTAGACTTTTAGGTTCTTTATAACTGGATTTTCTTTTTGAGGCTGGTTACAACTTCTGCAGTCAATGGTAGAGCATTGTTTGGTGATTTGAACTGATGTACTTAAAGAAAGCAGGGAAATGAGATTTTAGAAGCACTGATGAATGCAAAGGGTTCCTTTGGGCAAAGGTTTGGATCTATTTTGATCTGActtatttttcttgaagtactcaAGTCTGATACTTATGCAGATATGAATACAAGGATATGACTGTCCAAGGATCATAAAACTATTACAAGAATTGAACATGCTTGGACGCTCACATGTGAGTCCTAGTGACATAAGTTTGGATGAGTGAATACTGAATATGGTACTACTAATAGGTGCTTCAAATATGGGGTTGAATGTGAATTAATGGGAGAATTCTTAACACCACTGCATGCAATTGTATAACAATTGTTCGTTGATGTTGTGTTCTAACATTTAGGGTTTTAA
This region includes:
- the LOC107919984 gene encoding uncharacterized protein isoform X1; protein product: MESFEQVKGNGGVIDQTIEDAGATNPRVQWKQMGYEEKTVAVHEEMKRMNRLPATSSYVTHRMRVLNKILQLLSIQRTASQEEELELLFAGLSL
- the LOC107919984 gene encoding uncharacterized protein isoform X2, with amino-acid sequence MGYEEKTVAVHEEMKRMNRLPATSSYVTHRMRVLNKILQLLSIQRTASQEEELELLFAGLSL